In Mucilaginibacter sp. KACC 22063, the genomic stretch AAACAACCTGCCAACCGGAACATTTAATAATACCAATAATCAAAGCTTTGATAAAAGTATGTTCAGGCAAAAGCTGGACGCTACCTATCAATTAAAGATAGACACTTCATCAAACTTAAAGGTGGTGGCAGATGCAACTGTGAAAAACAGCAAAACAGTAGACCGCTATGATGCCACGAGTGTAAGAGGCAACGAGGTATTATTAAATAACAGCACGCGTTCTATAGATAACAACACAGATACCAAGATCTTGCATGCTAATGTTTTCTGGAATAAAAAATTCAAGAAAAAAGGCCGTACCATTTCTGTTACAGCCGATGAGGCATACAATCAAAATGATTCGCACGGCTTCCTTAACTCAAAGATCAATTATTACGGTAGTACCGGTGCGCTTGACAGTACACAGGTAATAGATCAAAACAAGATCAATAATGTAAAAAGTTCGGTGCTTAGCACTAACGCTGTTTATACCGAGCCTTTCACTCCTAAACTTTCACTTGCCATCAATTATGGCTTCTCATTAAACAACGCCACCTCAGATCGCCGGTCATATAATCCATCGGGTGGAGCATATACTTTGCTTGACAGCGCGCTAAGCAACAACTATAAGTTTAACCAGTATTTTAACCAGGGCGGGCTTATCCTGAATTATAGCGGCAAGAAACATATCTGGAACTTTGGTGTAAAAGCTGCGGCTGTTAATTACCATCAGGATAATTTATACAACGGCAGCGTATTCAGGCGCGATTTTGTAAACTGGAACCCACAGGCCCGATACACCTATAAATTCTCGTCGCAGTCATCTATCAATTTAAACTACAGTGGAATGACTAACCAACCAACCATTAACCAGTTACAACCGGTTTTGGTTAATACCGATCCGCTTAATATTACAGTTGGTAATCCATTACTTAAACCTTCATTCAATAACAATTTTAGTTTAAACTATAATTCTTATAAAGTACTAACTGAACAATACATAGGCTTTTACGGCAATTATGCGCTAATTAACAACCCGATAGTAAATAATACTACTGTTGACTCTGCAGGCCGAAGCGTTTACCAGTCAGTCAATTTTAACAAGCCTTCCAGCAATTTCAACGTCTACTTATACACCGGGAGGAAGTTTAAATCTTTAGGCGGGATAAACATTGGCATTAATGGTGGTGCTAACGGAAACACTTCGTATAACCTTATCAACGGCGTTACCAACTATACAAAATCGGCCAACTACAACGCGTCATTACAGATCTCGAAATACAAAGAAAAGAAGTATGATTTCTGGATAAATACCGGGCCAACATATACGGTCAGCTCATCATCTTTACAAAGCACCAATAACAACGGCGCGGGTTTTAACACTAATGGCAGCTTTAATATTTACCTGCCGCTTAAATTCCAGATTGGTACAGACGGCGATTACCAGTACCGCGCCAAAACAGAATCTTTCAATCAGGACTTTTCACGTTTTACCTGGAACGCACGTATCTCAAAATCATTTACCAAGCAGGATCAATTAAAGATAACACTTGCCGGATATGACCTGCTTAATCAAAACAGAGGTTTTGACAGAACGGCATTTGGAAATACCCTTACACAAACAACTTATACCAACATCAGAAGATACTTTATGCTGTCAGTAAGCTGGGATTTCAGCAAAATGGGACTTGGCGGCAAAAACGAGAAAAAATAACACAGCTATGAAATATCTAAGCATCACTATAGCGTTCATCATCGCATTTACACAAGGCATATTTGCCCAGGGGAAAAGGTTTACACCAAGCGGAACTATTGAGTTTGAAAAAACCGTGAACATGTATGCCCTTATCCAAAAAATGATTGACAAAGACAATGAATCGTTTTATGCCCCCTTGTTTGATCAATACAAAAAGCAGAAGCCTCAATTTAAAAAACTAAAAAGCACACTCACATTCGGCAAAGGGCAAACTTTATTTACCCCAACTGAAGATGAAGATAACGACAATACGTTTGGCAGCCCTATGGTTTCACAGAATAATACTACTTATACCGACCTGACCACAGGAATGAGTGTTACGCAAAAGAAAGTGTACGAGAACTTATTTTTAGTGAAAGATACCGTACGCCGCATTAAATGGAAGATCACCGACGAACGCCGCGATATAGCAGGATATCCATGCCGACGGGCAAATGCTTTGGTGATGGATTCTATATATGTAGTTGCATTTTATACTGATGAAATACCTACATCCGGTGGGCCGGAATCATTCACCGGATTACCAGGTATGATATTAGGCCTTGCCATGCCGCATGAAAACATTACCTGGTTTGCTACTAAAGTCACCGATCAGCCTATACCGGCCAATAACATAAAGCCACCTGTAAAGGGCAAGCCAATGGACAATAAAAAACTAAAGGAAACAATTTTAGGAGCTATGGCCGATTGGGGCAATTACGGTAAATCAGCATTAAAAGCGCTCATGCTCTGATGCGGCGCTGTATACCTTTAAAATATTTCGCCTACATCAATAAATAAACCACGCGAGTGATTTCGGCCAAAGCCATAGTCAATGGCAATATTGGTGTTAGATGTTTTATTAAGCTTAATACGCAGTCCCGGGCCAATAGCCGGCTGAATAGCTTGCAAACGTGTGCCCTGTTGTGCCGACAGGCTTTCGGCATTGGCAAATACCACACCGCCTAATAGCCCGTTGCTGGTTATCCTGAAACGGTATTCGCTTTCTAAATAAACCATTTGCGCCCCCCTAAAACGGCCCTGTATGTAACCGCGGCCTGTAGCTGTATTGGGATCCCATGACGTGCTTGGCAAGTTAAGATAGGGCGCAGTGCCATGTAATATAAACCAATCATATGTCCAGAAGGCAAGCACGTTATTTGATGATTGAGGAAAACGAAAATACTTACGAAAATCAAGTATCAGCGATTGCCACGCACTGCTGCTGCCCAACCACTCGGGGTTGTTACGGTATTGTACTAACCCGAACCAGCCTTTAACCGGGTTGATCGGGTTATCACGTGAATCATGAAGCATATCGAGTGTAAACCCAGATGCCAGCGAATGGCTGCTGGTACCATAACGCTCATAATCTGATGGGGCACCGTTAACAGGCCCTTGGTGGGTGATGTTCCAGTAAGCATCCATAGCGTAACCGATACCACCATACCAATTGTAAGCCACACGATGGTAAACCGTTTCATAAAAACGCCCGAAAGAAAAATCCATCGGGTCGCGGTCATTTGCACTGGCACCACTCCCAAGGCCATAAGTATCTTGCGGATATTTATAGAAACGATAGTCGCCTACAAAATTTAAAGCATTGTTCTTGGTCCAGATACTGCTTTGTATAGGAATAATAAACTGTTTGTTTTGTGTGTAAGATGCACTGGCAACAACGGTGGATATTTTTGATTGCGGGCCTGTACGAAATACCATATTACCCGACAGTACCACGGCCAGTTTAGACACCAGCGTATAACCGATGGCCGGTACAACCGAA encodes the following:
- a CDS encoding outer membrane beta-barrel family protein, which produces MRFTILLFLFVCSCTLLSYSQTKYSVKGMVADSSSKLKLENATICVLNAKDSILQSFTRANADGSFAINNLNKGKFIVLISYPDYADYSEHFTLDSVKTSFNMNRVNMVLKSKLLAEVIVKAEKASMKIKGDTTEYNASSFKVQPNAKVEDLLKQLPGIQVDKDGKITAQGQTVNKVLVDGEEFFGDDPTLVTKNIRADMVDKVQLYDKKSDQAAFTGIDDGKKDKTINIKLKDDKKSGYFGKLDGGLGTDKYYQTQAMFNLFQGKQKLSLYGTLANTGKTGLGWQDSQKYGSSSANMELMDGGGVSIYFDGNGDDLDSFDGRYNGEGIPTARTGGLHYDTKWNNDKSSLNTNYKIGSLDINGTKNILSQNNLPTGTFNNTNNQSFDKSMFRQKLDATYQLKIDTSSNLKVVADATVKNSKTVDRYDATSVRGNEVLLNNSTRSIDNNTDTKILHANVFWNKKFKKKGRTISVTADEAYNQNDSHGFLNSKINYYGSTGALDSTQVIDQNKINNVKSSVLSTNAVYTEPFTPKLSLAINYGFSLNNATSDRRSYNPSGGAYTLLDSALSNNYKFNQYFNQGGLILNYSGKKHIWNFGVKAAAVNYHQDNLYNGSVFRRDFVNWNPQARYTYKFSSQSSINLNYSGMTNQPTINQLQPVLVNTDPLNITVGNPLLKPSFNNNFSLNYNSYKVLTEQYIGFYGNYALINNPIVNNTTVDSAGRSVYQSVNFNKPSSNFNVYLYTGRKFKSLGGINIGINGGANGNTSYNLINGVTNYTKSANYNASLQISKYKEKKYDFWINTGPTYTVSSSSLQSTNNNGAGFNTNGSFNIYLPLKFQIGTDGDYQYRAKTESFNQDFSRFTWNARISKSFTKQDQLKITLAGYDLLNQNRGFDRTAFGNTLTQTTYTNIRRYFMLSVSWDFSKMGLGGKNEKK
- a CDS encoding GLPGLI family protein, with the translated sequence MKYLSITIAFIIAFTQGIFAQGKRFTPSGTIEFEKTVNMYALIQKMIDKDNESFYAPLFDQYKKQKPQFKKLKSTLTFGKGQTLFTPTEDEDNDNTFGSPMVSQNNTTYTDLTTGMSVTQKKVYENLFLVKDTVRRIKWKITDERRDIAGYPCRRANALVMDSIYVVAFYTDEIPTSGGPESFTGLPGMILGLAMPHENITWFATKVTDQPIPANNIKPPVKGKPMDNKKLKETILGAMADWGNYGKSALKALML